A segment of the Lepus europaeus isolate LE1 chromosome X, mLepTim1.pri, whole genome shotgun sequence genome:
tacatgTGTTGAGTCGATATATGTGTTGAGTCGATTACTGCAGTCATGACTAGCTAATCAAGTAGGAATTTCTCCTCAGACAGTGCCTGAGTAAAACAGCCTCAAAGGGGGGCATGTCTTGGGCGATGAGAATGGCATCTGTGAGAAGAAATGGGAACCAAAGGTTATCTTGCTGCGATCTGTAGAAGGGCGAGATTTGAGGGCAAGAGGAGCTCAACATGTGACTCCAAAGCACCGCTGAGGATGTGGCCATCGAATCACACAACAGTGCTTTGAGTGACACTGCAAGAGCAGTTAGGGCCACCAGGAGTGCTCCCACTGCACCCAGGCAGAGCCCTCCTCTGGGGACAACTTGAATGAGCGGCAATAGAACACACTCATGTAGGCCCATCCAAGCAGATGCAACCATCAGGAGTCGTTGGAAGATACCAAAGCAGAaagccggggggtggggtgggaggggaggctgaGGGAGGTTCAGCCAACCCACCTGGCAGGGACCACCATTTTCTGCGAGGGGCCCATCTGACCCAGGCAGTCTTGCTGATACCAAAATGAGAACTGAAGACTGGCCCTGAGAGGGGTCAGCAACAGGCCTCCCCTAGCTTTAGGAGTGTGAGCAGTGATGGTATCACAGTCTTTCTACTTACTCAGGGCCAGAACATATGAATTGATGTACCTGTCACTAGAGAGGAGACTTTGATGGCAACCAGAAAGATAAGTTTCTACATTTTGAGAGAACAGAGAAGTCAAGGGCCCGGTCACttatcccctcccccaccctctgcgGCCTGGCTGTGCACCACCCTTGTGACATCACATGGCAAAGAGGAGGGTTTCAGCCACTGGTTGGCCCGCCACTCAGATTCTAGAATTTCGTGGAAAGATTATACTGGATAGCCTTTCTGAGACTAAAGCATTTTTGACTTGCTGGGAGAGTGATACCGGTCTTGGGTACAGTGTCCCCAATGCTGGTGTAGCTCCATGGCTAGTCATAGTAGTACAGAAAACTGTGAGGCCATGCTGGGACCCCCTGCCAGTGGAGAGGCAGCTATTGAGGTCCTGTCCAATTCTTCACCTGTTCCCAATGTGGATTCAGGGAAggctttggttcagctcagtGAAGAGGCAGTGAGCGAGGCTACTACTCGCAGGCTCCAGGTTCCAGGCTCCCAAGATCAAGTGGCAGTCAACATGCAAGGCACCGATATCCTTTGCGGGCTCTCCTTCCCCAGAAAGCTTTGGATGATAGTGGAGGATCCTGCATTTGAGTCTGTGTGCTGGAACGAAGATGGAGACACTGTGATCATCGAGAATGACCTCTTCCAGAGGGAAGTCCTTCTTCGGGAAGACGGAGACAGGATTTTTGAAACAGACAGCATAAAGACCTTCATCCGTCAGCTTAACCTCTATGGATTCAGTAAAATACGCTCCAAGAACTCTGCTCTCTCTCCAGGGAACAAGCAAATGATGGTAAAGTAGAAGGCTTTTCTGTTTCCTATTTCTCTGTTACCCAAACATCTTTGTGGAGCACCAAGATCAAGGATCTACCACACGTGTTTAATTTCCAAGAATTGCTTTTTTAGACGTGAGATGTTATTTACAGAAAGGTAAACGTATACACATGAGAGTACAGACTCTGACAGGACACCACCATCTGCTCAGAGAGGGTCTGCAGGTCGGGGCAAAGATTCTCAGAGGCCAGTGAACGTCATCGGACATACCCCTGCCTTACCCTATGAACCGTTTATCTTTAGTGAGCTGACGTTGTAGGGCACGTCCCAGAAACAAACTTCATTCCAGAAGGACTAAAATCTCCCATTTTTGTTTCAGATATATCGCAACGTCAATTTTCAGAGAGACAAGCCTGCCCTTCTCGCAAACATTCAAAGAAAAGGAGACCAGAGACGCTTCGGTCGGCAGTCCACCTGCGGAACGAGCCAGAAGAAAAGGAAGCTGGTAGCTACCAGACGATCCCCACGGACGCAGCCCAACAAggaagatgaggaagctgagaggAGGGCCCAGAGGGAAGCTGCCAGTGCTCACCGCCCCATCAGCGGCCAGTCACTCATGTTCTCTGGCATCTGGTCTATGAGTAACATCACTGTGAGACCCCTGAGAATCTATGCCCCTGAGGAGCCGGGTGGCCCAAGTGGGGAGGGCACCTCTTCCAATGTCATGTTTGCACCTCCGGGTACAGCTGGAATGCAAGGTGCCGGGGAAGCAATCAGCAGCCCCGTAGCCTATCCCGATTATGATTCCATGATATCTTTGTACACCACCTGCTACTCCATCCTGTTAGCTGCCCTCTTCACCATGACTTCCAATCAGCCCCTGGAGCAGGAGGGTTCCTCCAATTCCAGGTGTGTCATCTGTGAACGGGTCAGGGAAAATCCACCTCCATAAACTCGCAGGGCACTGATAATTGATAAAGATCACCATTTCCTAACAACAAGCCTGTCTTGGTCTTCTTAGAATCACAAGTCTGTGTTCTTCCCAACTGTCCATACCGCATTAAACCGTTTTTCATGACCATAGTCAACCACCTGAGGCAGAATAACTTTATGCAGAGGTTTGCTTTGCTCACAGAGTTGGAGGTTCAAAGCCCAGGAATGAGTGGCCCCACCAATTGGGCCTCTGGTAGGAGTGGGGCGGGGGGCTGACGGCAGGTGGTATCACAGCGGGAGCTCATGCAGGAGCAAGAGCTCACATtgcacagcagggagccagagagacTGGAGTCCACCAGTCCCTTTGAAGGGCACATATCCAGGACCTCAGGACCTCTCCCAGGCTCCACTTTAGAGGTCCACCactggggctgccgctgtggtgtggcaggttaagctgccaccgtCCTATATCGGCGcaggtttgagttttggctgctccacttccgatccggctctctgctgatgcacctggggaagcagtggaagacggtccaaatgcttgggcccctgaacccatgtaggagactcaggtgaagctcctggttcctggcttcagcctggcctagtcctggccgtggcaggcatttggagagtgaaccaatggatggaaggtgcatctctctctcctctccccctactctaactccttcaaataaataaatctttaaaaatattaaaaaagatacaCCTCTGCCCATTTCTGCCACCCTTGGGAACCACAGTTCCAACACATGAAACTTTAGGGGACAAGTCACATCGAAACTGTGGaccagtatatatatatgtgtgtgtgtgtgtgtgtgtgtattacatatgtatttatatatatattatatatatatatatcatttcaCTGACATAAACCTAAGGAAGCAGAAAATTCTGTCCAGGACATGCTTTGCTCCCTGCTGCCTTCTTTCTATTGATACAACATTTTCACATACTTAGCCAAGGATCTTGCCAGGAAGTGCTGAGGGGAAGCCCAAGGAGATCCAGTACCCTGGGACTTGCCTGCTGGTCAAGAGACAGAAtagtctggctcctggccttcggGGTATCACCTTAGACTATTCGGGGACCTTGAAATGAGATTCTTTCCTCAAGGCTCCCTGAATATTTCCAAGAAGTTTCAGATCGGCAGCTGAGCATACCTACCCAGCATCCAGGGCCCCACAAAGGGGCCCAGCTAAAGTCAGGGCCCACACCTGCCACTCCATTCAGtgactggggaggaggggcacaATCCTCACAGAGAACCCCCACTTAGAAATGGTGCTAAGAAATTtctctctggccggcgccatggcttaacaggctaatcctccgccttgcggcgccggcacgccgggttctagtcctggtcggggcgccggattctatcccggttgcccgtcttccaggccagctctctgctatggcccgggaaggcagtggaggatggcccaagtccttgggccctgcacccccgcatgggagaccaggagaagcacctggctcctggcttcggatcagcgctatgcgccggccgcagtggccattggagggtgaaccaacggcaaaaaggaagacctttctctctgtctctctctctctatccactctgcctgtccaaaaaaaaaaaaaaaaaagaaatttctctctctctttctctctctctcacacacacacacacacacaggcttgcTATAAAATGAACACCGCTCCATCACTTTTCAAAGTCGACCTCCCTCTATCAGGCCTGTATCTAAGGTCCTCTGCTTGACTAGGAAGCAGCTGTGTGACACGTACCACACATACTTCATGAATGCCGGATACTATGGCAACGGAGCGAGAGTGCTCTGAAAGGACAGACAGCTGCTCTGTGTCCGACTCCTCTTCACCCTGGATATCATGACTGGCCGGTCACTGCCAGGCAAAcgtgcagtgccggccccagagacCCCACGACATCCCCTGGATGCTGCTCAGACATCTGGTGAGTTTTATCTGGaacaaagagaagggaaaaacACATGATAGAGCTCCAAACACTAAACAGTTACCTTCAACGCGTTTATTCGTATGATTCAGAAAGTAGCAGGACCAAAATTAGCACCATGCCAAGGCATTTCCTTTTTCCTAAACGTCAGAGTGCTCGAGACATGGTCAATGAGCTCGGTGCATCACGTAAGGAAGAGTTCACCCCTCCTTCCCTTCATCCAAGCAAAGAAATCCACGTATGTGAACCTCCCTCGGTGTGTAGCAGCAGTCTTCGTGGCAATGGTAACTCCAGCTTGACCTGATTAATATAGATCTAGCTGCACATGATGGTGAGCTGAGGTGTCAGCTACGTTCCCCGCAGGGATGCATACTCTGCAGACCTCACGTTCCAGAGGGATCAGGTGCTCTGGGAGGTCTACCTGGAACACATCCTTTCCGCCTTGACAGGGCACAGGCTCCAGTAACCACCTGGGGTTTGAAATCACAGTCAGGTACTTCTGCTTCAGGTCGGTCAGAACGGCTTGACTTTCCAGTTCCACAATCTCCACGGGAGCCAAGTTTTCAGAGCACTGCCACGTTTCCCCAATGTCAATGAGCCCTGTGCACAAAGAGAAAAACACGCAATTGACTCCcttccaggagccagggcctgctTGTGTAACATGGTTATTGGAAGCGACGAGCGCTGCAGCCTAAGATGATGTCACCACAAAGACACAAAGTGAGCTGAGACCTTCTTATTGAGCATGGATGACACACCCAACTCTGTCCGGGGAGTCCTGGCCGAGGCAGTCAGAAGGCTCCAGAAACGAAGAGGAGATGACTCGGTCTTCAGTGAAGGCACACAAGGAAAGCGTGCGTCCCAGCAACACCTCTGAGGCGCGGGACAGGGAGCCGACCCAGTAGCGGGACCCACCTGCTGACAGGGAGCCGGCAGGCAACAAGATGCCCAAGGAGGTCACTGGGGGACAGATGTCAATGTGAGACCTCAAGCATTGAGAAGTTAGTTAGAGGAATCGCCCATGATGCTGAGCGCAGTGGGGGCGGGACAGGCACATGACGCCAGGCAAGGAGCCTGCCTCTGGAGGTTGCCGGAGACGCTCTGTGCTAGGCTGCCTCCCGTGGCCTCTGCTACAGCACAAgctcacacaggcacaggtgccACACGCAGACACGGACCTAAGCCCGCCCGTCAGACCCCAAGGAGGAACCGAGGCCCCCGACTGCCCCTCTGAAGGCATGCTGCGTAAGGAATCTGCACAAACACACCCACTGGTTCCCAGGCAAACAGCTCCCGAGTAGCCGCTCACTTACCGGCTATCACTCCTCGCCCAAACTTTTCCCCTTCCAGAAGCAAGGCCTGAATCTGGGTGGGAGTCATCCCAAGCCTTTCCACCAGCAGCTCCTGCCAGGTGACGTCTTCCCAGTCCCGGCGAGCAATGTGCACGGCGATGGTATGGTTCTGGTGGCTGCTAAGCAGGGGACGCCAGCGCGTCTCCACAGTCTTGACTCCATTTAAGACAAAACCCGCATAAGGCTGCCGGAAGGAGAGGCAGCCAAACTTCATCTCCTGCCAGCTCCTCGGGCCTCGGCGGCCTGTGGAAACACAGAGGAATATCACACACTGGCCCTCCACGTTCACGGCCAGTGAGTCTCACCGCTCCTCAACGTCTCCCCGGTGCCCCGAAAGCCCACTGATCTCAACGGCTCGCTGCCTTCTACCAGGCACCACGTAGTCTCtgagggccggcaccacggctggCGCCACAGAAGAGCCTCGGATGATGCAGCTCCACCAGATGGGGCCCCTGAGGAGCTCatgggacaggacaggacagctaGAAAAAGACACAGGCGGGACAGCATCTGCCCAATGCTATGACCGAGGTCAGAGAGTCCTAGGGGACCACAGAGGAGGGAAGGCACCCTTGCTCACGTGAGAGTTGGGGCTGCACAGCCAACAGGCGCAGCTCTAGCCTCTTTCTGCAGAGGGACCACCCTGGGTTCTGCTTCTCTTCCTGCTCCCCACTGCACCCTCACCGATGCTTTCAGCTCCCAGGGCCTGCTGCCCCAACACATGGTAGGCCTGCTTCTGCTCAGCTCCCTCCCCACGGCTGCTGAGTGCAAATCCTTGGTAGCCAGCCCTGGACACCCCGGGATGCCAGACGGCCCCCACTAGGTGTGCCTCCTGACCCCTCCAACGCTCCCTCaagtccctgccccctccccatctcaGAAAGAGTTCAGGAGAGGGAAAACAAAGGGCCCCAGTGTGCACACCCCTTCTACGGCTAGGTCCTGAGCCTGGGATCACCGAATGTAATGCTCACCTGACACAGCAGGGGCCGTGCTGCAGTGAGGACCCTCGTGGATGAGCAGTGACAGGCACAACACACGGGCCCTGACCTCACACACCCCCGTCTCGGCCCTTGCCTCTTCTGAGTGTCCCTCGGGAGAGCGGCGCctgtctcccccgccccctcccccccatagaAGACAGCACCGCGCTGGGAGCAGCACAGCCCCTAGGTCCAGAGAGCCGTAGGCTGGAAGCCCAAACCTCAGCTCGGTCACGGTATCTTTTGCAGCCTCAGTTTCCATGTGGCTGGAAGGACAGGAGGCAAGGCACTGAAGGCACCCAGCCAGcacctggcccctgaccagcCACACAAGGTGGCTACTCATCATCATCACTGCCATCTTCTTCTGCACTGGGCTGGAGGCCCCATCCCTGGCTCTGCACTCCACCCACGAGCCACCACCCTCCACTCTGGTTCCTGCCTCCCCGTCCTTTCTCTGAGGACACGCTCTTACCCATATGTGTGTCCTGTGGTTCTAAGAAAATAGACCCACCCTCAGGACACAAGGCCCTGTCGGGACGGAAGCTGCCTGGCATTCACACCCTTCCCCACAGGCTGCCCTGCCGGCCTCTCTGCCCCGTCATCcgccttcctcctgctcctctgggTGAGCTGCCCCAGACCCCGCCCCTCTGGCTCACTGCAGGCCTGGGTCCTGCCACTGCTCTCAACCTGCATCACTGCTTCCCACTCCCACGCGCGCACGCTTGTTTTCAGAGGACGATGCCTGCACACTCATCGATACAAGTCGACAGACGCCCCTGAGGCCACGTGTGCCTCCTGGTCCAACAGCCTTTCTCTAAACCACTGCACAGTGGAGACCTCTGAGTAGTGGTGGTCCACAGGCTCCCTCTGactcctgtccctcctctccACCAGTAAGTGTGTCCGCACAGGCGCCAACGACTGGTCTCCGTTGGTTCTGCAGTCCCAACATGGCTTACTGTGCCACTTACCAGGCTCCCAGGCTTCCTGCTGGCTTGCTCTGCCTCCCTGGGCGCAGGACACACCTTTTCAATCTCAGCCTTATGTGGCCAGGCCAGCACAGACTTGGggccccacccaccaccaccccaaaTCCACCACCTTCTACCTCTGTAAAAGAGGCGTCACCACCTACCAAGGGCTCCTGCCCCAAACCTAACAGCTCTCCAGCCTCCTTTTCCTTCCAGTACCCACTACCCATGTCACGTGGCACTACCTCCAAAACCTACCCTGGATCCCATCCCTCTCCATCGACTCTCCATGCTCACAATCTCACTGCGTACCTCCACCACCGGGGCGGCCTTGGTGTCCTGGCCTGTTGGCCCACTGCCTTGGCACTTTCCCACTGTACTCTACTGTCCAGGacccagggagaggccagggcacTGGGGCATTCAGATTCTGTCACTCCTCCGCTGGAACCTACAAAGGGCTTCGTGCACCAACTGGTACAGACGCTACCATTCCTCCCGAGGGCCCACGAGCTCCCTCGTGGTCTGGTTCCCTGCCCTGGCTTCCTGCACCCCTCTCCCCTTTATTCGCCACATGCCTCAGGTCCACCCCAGGGACATGGCAACTCTGCTCCTACCCTAGGGCCTGTATAGGTCATGATGGGTTCGCCTGCATCCCAGAAAACGCGTGGGTTGACGTGCCAACCCTGAGCACCTCAGAACGTGACCGCATACAGAAAGACAGGGTCTTTGCCGAGGCAGTCAAGCAAGAACGACATCATTCGCACGGACCCACACCCAATGCAATTGGTATCCCCAGAAACGGGAAACtggaagagaaacacacacacagggaagacGCCATGATGAGGTgaaggcagggcccagggagaTGCTTCTGTCAGCCGAGCAATGCCAGCGAGTGTCAGTC
Coding sequences within it:
- the LOC133753523 gene encoding protein EOLA1-like isoform X2, giving the protein MKFGCLSFRQPYAGFVLNGVKTVETRWRPLLSSHQNHTIAVHIARRDWEDVTWQELLVERLGMTPTQIQALLLEGEKFGRGVIAGLIDIGETWQCSENLAPVEIVELESQAVLTDLKQKYLTVISNPRWLLEPVPCQGGKDVFQVDLPEHLIPLEREVCRVCIPAGNVADTSAHHHVQLDLY
- the LOC133753523 gene encoding protein EOLA1-like isoform X1, with protein sequence MVPVGRTPVRDVPKAPSLSPSPASISHPGYFSACVPGMCLWVWRARALLHTPRPHLDPEAVRGPARCRSRGRQAGRQAGRRVLPPRAKAGRRGPRSWQEMKFGCLSFRQPYAGFVLNGVKTVETRWRPLLSSHQNHTIAVHIARRDWEDVTWQELLVERLGMTPTQIQALLLEGEKFGRGVIAGLIDIGETWQCSENLAPVEIVELESQAVLTDLKQKYLTVISNPRWLLEPVPCQGGKDVFQVDLPEHLIPLEREVCRVCIPAGNVADTSAHHHVQLDLY